From a single Collibacillus ludicampi genomic region:
- a CDS encoding pro-sigmaK processing inhibitor BofA family protein, which produces MTAWQVVSLMVGLVVVLLIIAKILRDPAYAIMRMIKGFIVGVIALLAINWIGTAIHLHIPLNPVTALIAGLLGIPGIAALLVIQIWILP; this is translated from the coding sequence ATGACTGCGTGGCAAGTTGTCAGTTTGATGGTTGGCCTGGTCGTTGTCTTATTGATTATTGCAAAGATTTTACGCGATCCGGCGTACGCGATTATGCGCATGATCAAAGGTTTTATCGTCGGTGTGATCGCACTCTTGGCGATCAATTGGATAGGTACGGCGATCCATCTGCATATCCCGTTAAATCCTGTTACTGCTTTAATTGCAGGGCTGCTGGGCATTCCGGGGATCGCCGCGTTGCTTGTGATTCAGATATGGATTCTCCCATGA
- a CDS encoding sigma factor G inhibitor Gin, which translates to MEEAHTCIVCNERKQEGIRIWNQFICLSCEREIVQTDVDDDRYAYYIERMKRIWLEAIS; encoded by the coding sequence ATGGAAGAGGCGCATACGTGTATAGTATGCAATGAGAGAAAGCAAGAGGGGATCCGGATCTGGAACCAGTTTATCTGTTTGTCTTGTGAACGTGAGATCGTGCAAACGGACGTCGATGACGATCGATATGCTTATTATATTGAGCGAATGAAAAGGATTTGGTTGGAAGCGATCTCATAA
- a CDS encoding NAD-dependent malic enzyme: protein MAIQHSSGLSLIFRLELENSNTTFGKLASIIGEAGGDIIAVDVISVAKDTVIRDITVTVLDREHGRNLSKALDSTPGIRVINVSDRTFLMHLGGKIEVTPKIRIKNRDELSRVYTPHVARVCEAIHEDPYKAFKLTIKRNTVAVVSDGTAVLGLGDIGPHAAMPVMEGKAMLFKQFGGVDAFPICLDTKDPDEIVRIVKAIAPAFGGINLEDISSPRCFEIEERLKEELDIPVFHDDQHGTAVVLLASLMNAAKLVGKRLEDLKVVVVGIGAAGVACTKMIMLAGCKNVIGVDRDGILTRTKTYERPIWQWYAENTNPENIQGTLDDAIKGADVFIGVSGPGVLTVDHLKKMAKDPIVFAMANPVPEIAPEVAEPYVRVMATGRSDYPNQINNVLVFPGVFKGALECRARTINEEMKLAAAKAIASVVSDDELHESYIIPSVFNKKVAESVAKAVKQAAYETGVARRGLHKKGDSSAEKNNF from the coding sequence ATGGCAATTCAACATTCTTCGGGGCTTAGCCTCATTTTCCGGCTCGAGCTGGAGAATTCAAACACAACATTCGGAAAACTTGCTTCCATCATCGGTGAAGCTGGAGGAGATATCATCGCCGTGGACGTGATTTCCGTGGCAAAAGATACGGTAATCAGGGATATCACGGTGACGGTTCTCGACCGGGAGCATGGGCGTAACCTCTCGAAAGCACTCGACAGTACGCCTGGCATCCGCGTCATCAACGTCTCGGACCGTACTTTCCTCATGCATCTCGGGGGTAAGATCGAAGTCACTCCCAAGATCCGTATCAAAAACCGGGACGAGCTCTCCCGCGTATATACTCCCCACGTGGCCCGCGTCTGCGAAGCCATTCATGAAGACCCGTACAAAGCGTTTAAACTGACCATCAAACGCAATACGGTAGCGGTAGTTTCAGACGGTACAGCCGTGCTCGGCCTCGGGGATATCGGTCCCCATGCGGCCATGCCTGTCATGGAAGGGAAAGCCATGTTATTTAAACAATTCGGCGGTGTGGATGCATTCCCGATCTGTTTAGATACAAAAGATCCGGACGAAATCGTACGCATCGTCAAAGCGATTGCCCCCGCATTCGGCGGCATCAATCTGGAAGACATCTCTTCCCCCCGTTGCTTTGAAATCGAAGAGCGCTTGAAAGAAGAACTCGATATCCCAGTCTTCCACGATGACCAACACGGCACCGCCGTCGTTCTGTTAGCGAGTCTGATGAATGCGGCCAAACTGGTCGGAAAGCGTCTCGAAGATCTTAAAGTCGTCGTCGTGGGAATCGGTGCAGCAGGTGTGGCATGCACGAAAATGATTATGCTTGCCGGTTGCAAGAACGTCATCGGTGTCGACCGCGACGGCATTCTGACACGCACCAAAACCTATGAGCGCCCGATTTGGCAATGGTATGCAGAGAATACGAATCCCGAGAACATCCAGGGTACTCTCGATGATGCGATCAAGGGTGCCGATGTATTTATCGGCGTGTCCGGCCCGGGTGTTCTTACCGTCGATCATTTGAAAAAGATGGCGAAAGACCCGATCGTTTTCGCCATGGCAAACCCTGTACCCGAAATCGCTCCGGAAGTGGCAGAACCGTATGTACGGGTGATGGCAACCGGTCGTTCCGATTATCCGAACCAGATCAACAATGTCCTCGTATTCCCGGGGGTCTTCAAAGGTGCTCTCGAATGCCGCGCGCGTACGATCAATGAAGAAATGAAACTGGCGGCCGCAAAAGCGATCGCTTCTGTCGTCAGCGATGATGAACTGCATGAATCATACATTATTCCTTCCGTTTTCAATAAAAAAGTGGCCGAATCCGTTGCCAAAGCAGTCAAACAAGCCGCTTATGAAACAGGGGTTGCTCGCCGCGGACTGCATAAAAAAGGCGACTCGAGCGCAGAAAAGAATAACTTTTAA
- a CDS encoding aminotransferase class I/II-fold pyridoxal phosphate-dependent enzyme: protein MNTRLPLFEAIRAHLKKNPLPLHVPGHKMGRGFSRSLAPWFAQALTLDLTELSGLDDLHQPEGAIREAEALAAEAFGAKETYFLVNGSTAGNYAMLMTACRPGDKVIVPRNAHKSVWQGMILAGAHPVYITPEVDSRFALATVILPQTVEEALKQHPDVKAVLITNPTYHGICSYLKQIAEICHRYNVLLLVDEAHGAHFAFHEKLPMTAMEAGADLAVQSTHKMLGSLTQTAMLHAQHDRYDRARLQTMLRMVQSTSPSYLLMLSLDAARHYMVTEGRKDLDEALTALDQAWEQARSLGVSLYQGGAHVHERDPFKWWIRTIDHGRTGFETARALEEQGVFCEMADSTGILAVFSYADRMKQMDRFLQAISRVLTIPLSENPSTFSGEGAFISDMFLQIPEMELLPGEAIHKPYTVVPLREAAGRIAAEPVIPYPPGIPWIVPGERFSQELVERMRAYVQAGGRLQGVADPSLKTVRVF, encoded by the coding sequence TTGAATACGCGACTGCCGCTTTTCGAAGCGATCCGGGCGCATCTCAAGAAAAATCCCTTGCCGCTTCATGTTCCAGGGCATAAGATGGGACGAGGTTTTTCGCGCTCGTTGGCGCCATGGTTTGCACAAGCGCTCACATTGGATCTTACGGAATTGTCGGGGCTGGACGATTTGCATCAGCCGGAAGGGGCGATTCGGGAAGCGGAGGCACTTGCAGCTGAGGCGTTTGGCGCGAAGGAAACCTATTTTCTCGTGAATGGGTCGACAGCGGGCAATTATGCCATGTTGATGACCGCCTGCCGTCCCGGGGACAAGGTCATTGTGCCACGGAATGCACATAAATCGGTATGGCAAGGGATGATTCTCGCGGGTGCACATCCGGTCTACATAACGCCTGAGGTGGATAGCCGTTTTGCGCTCGCGACGGTTATTCTTCCACAGACGGTGGAGGAAGCGTTGAAGCAGCATCCGGATGTGAAAGCGGTACTGATTACAAATCCCACGTATCACGGGATTTGTTCCTACCTAAAACAGATTGCTGAAATATGTCATCGATATAACGTTCTCTTGCTTGTTGATGAAGCGCATGGCGCCCATTTTGCTTTCCATGAGAAGTTACCGATGACAGCGATGGAAGCGGGGGCGGATCTCGCAGTCCAGAGCACACACAAGATGCTCGGATCTCTGACACAAACTGCAATGTTGCACGCCCAACATGATCGGTATGATCGAGCTCGTTTACAGACTATGCTAAGGATGGTACAGTCGACAAGCCCTTCTTACCTGCTTATGCTGTCGCTTGACGCAGCGAGGCATTATATGGTGACTGAGGGGAGAAAAGATTTGGATGAGGCGTTAACAGCACTCGATCAGGCCTGGGAGCAAGCCCGCTCGTTAGGGGTGTCGCTCTATCAGGGCGGGGCTCATGTACATGAACGGGATCCTTTCAAATGGTGGATCCGTACAATCGATCACGGGAGAACAGGCTTTGAAACAGCACGAGCCCTCGAAGAGCAAGGGGTTTTTTGCGAAATGGCCGATTCGACGGGGATTCTTGCTGTCTTTTCCTATGCGGATCGCATGAAACAGATGGATCGTTTTTTGCAAGCGATCTCACGCGTGTTGACAATTCCCTTGAGCGAGAATCCCTCTACTTTTTCCGGAGAGGGTGCTTTTATCTCTGATATGTTCTTACAAATCCCGGAGATGGAGCTTTTGCCGGGGGAAGCGATTCATAAACCATATACGGTAGTTCCTTTGCGGGAAGCTGCGGGGCGTATTGCGGCGGAACCGGTAATACCCTATCCGCCGGGAATTCCATGGATTGTTCCGGGCGAGCGTTTTTCGCAGGAGTTGGTTGAACGGATGCGTGCGTACGTACAAGCGGGAGGACGCTTGCAAGGTGTGGCAGACCCAAGTCTGAAGACCGTACGGGTGTTTTGA
- the tmk gene encoding dTMP kinase: MKGIFLTFEGPDGAGKSTQVRLLANQLERLGIPYITTREPGGTPIADKIRAVLLDPVHTEMAPMTEVLLYAASRAQHVEEVIRPALAQGRVVICDRYIDASIAYQATGLGLKRELIQRISEEATGFLWPDRTYLIDVPAEIGLARVAGSRQGGLDRIESRGIDYHSRVRQTFLSLANEDSQRFLLIDGTQSVEEIHAEIWEDVQTLLKR; encoded by the coding sequence GTGAAAGGCATATTCCTGACTTTCGAAGGACCAGACGGTGCTGGAAAATCGACACAGGTACGGTTACTTGCGAACCAATTGGAACGGTTGGGAATACCGTATATCACAACACGGGAACCTGGGGGAACGCCCATAGCGGATAAGATCCGGGCCGTGCTCCTCGATCCGGTGCATACGGAGATGGCTCCCATGACAGAAGTGTTACTGTATGCCGCTTCCCGTGCACAACATGTAGAGGAAGTGATCCGTCCTGCGCTTGCGCAAGGGCGTGTGGTCATCTGTGACCGATATATTGATGCAAGTATCGCTTATCAGGCGACAGGGTTAGGATTGAAGAGAGAACTCATACAAAGAATCAGCGAAGAAGCGACAGGCTTTCTCTGGCCTGATCGCACGTATCTCATCGATGTGCCTGCGGAAATCGGGCTTGCTCGCGTGGCGGGGTCGCGTCAGGGGGGATTGGACCGGATTGAATCAAGAGGGATCGATTATCATTCGCGGGTGAGGCAGACGTTTCTATCGCTTGCCAATGAAGATTCCCAACGCTTTCTCTTGATCGACGGCACTCAATCCGTTGAGGAAATTCATGCCGAGATATGGGAGGATGTACAGACCTTACTAAAGCGTTAA
- a CDS encoding cyclic-di-AMP receptor encodes MRLIIAVVQDKDSVKLIDRLVEAGISATKLASTGGFLKSGNTTFLIGVETERVQEVLDIIQKSCKAREQLMNPVSPVSAQMDTYVPYPVSVQVGGATVFVLDVEQFVQF; translated from the coding sequence ATGCGGTTAATCATTGCGGTCGTACAGGACAAGGATAGCGTAAAATTGATAGACCGGTTGGTGGAGGCGGGCATTTCTGCGACCAAATTGGCGAGTACGGGTGGTTTTCTGAAATCCGGTAATACGACTTTCCTCATCGGCGTGGAAACGGAACGAGTTCAAGAAGTGTTGGATATCATCCAGAAAAGCTGCAAAGCGCGGGAACAATTGATGAATCCTGTCTCCCCCGTGAGTGCACAGATGGACACATATGTTCCTTACCCCGTGTCTGTTCAAGTAGGGGGCGCAACCGTGTTTGTGCTTGATGTTGAGCAATTTGTCCAATTTTGA
- a CDS encoding YaaR family protein, whose amino-acid sequence MKIGDMTQPFVEQTGWREEKPSIGADRPHFQDMLLRQANRLHKEELDGLMRQIDEIGRELAKRCNWRLLMNYKERIRKFLEIVVKNSYQTKERQGFDQRGRVKIYKLISQIERRLTELAEEVMQQEADHLKILEKIGDIRGLLLNLYF is encoded by the coding sequence ATGAAAATTGGTGATATGACCCAGCCGTTTGTCGAACAAACGGGATGGCGTGAAGAGAAACCATCGATTGGAGCGGATCGTCCCCATTTTCAGGACATGTTGCTGCGCCAAGCGAATCGGTTACACAAAGAGGAATTGGATGGCCTGATGAGACAGATCGACGAAATCGGCAGAGAACTCGCGAAACGTTGCAATTGGCGTCTTCTCATGAATTACAAAGAACGCATTCGCAAATTTCTCGAGATCGTCGTGAAAAATAGTTACCAGACGAAAGAACGTCAAGGATTTGATCAACGCGGACGAGTGAAAATCTACAAGCTGATTTCGCAAATCGAGCGGAGACTTACCGAATTGGCGGAAGAAGTGATGCAGCAGGAGGCAGACCATCTGAAAATCTTAGAAAAGATTGGCGACATACGTGGACTCCTACTGAATCTCTATTTTTAA
- the holB gene encoding DNA polymerase III subunit delta': MGDWPVEGTAAHLLERSWRNGYLMHAYLFLGPEGSGQEETADHFAKMILCTNRDSAPCGHCVHCRRIASGNHPDLIHIEPDGQAIKIGQIRELQRAFSLKSIESLYKVYIVHQADQMTAEAANALLKFLEEPATPVIAILLATNRARILPTILSRCQIVSFDRMPIEGIERQLMRTGVSQEVARMLAKITGSVGTSAEWAGSERFAEVLSLVIQLSEELAFQQGNPLLTIQEKIVKPGWTQQEIDVFLTCLAWWFRDVMFVKLGLSDVLAFATQLERLQSQAAHFQSEAIIHLIDTVLMTKKRLQGHVNQQLALENMVLRLQGVR, from the coding sequence ATGGGAGATTGGCCTGTGGAAGGTACGGCTGCTCACCTACTTGAGCGTAGTTGGCGAAACGGTTACCTCATGCATGCATATCTGTTCCTTGGACCGGAGGGTTCAGGTCAGGAAGAGACAGCTGATCATTTCGCCAAAATGATCCTGTGTACAAACCGTGATTCGGCCCCTTGCGGACATTGTGTCCATTGTCGGCGTATCGCTTCTGGAAACCATCCGGATCTTATCCATATCGAACCGGATGGACAAGCGATCAAGATCGGACAGATACGCGAATTGCAGCGGGCATTTTCACTCAAGTCAATCGAGTCTCTGTATAAAGTGTACATCGTTCATCAAGCGGATCAAATGACGGCAGAAGCAGCTAATGCTTTGTTGAAGTTTTTGGAGGAACCGGCAACACCTGTGATCGCCATTTTGCTAGCCACGAACCGCGCACGCATCCTTCCGACCATCCTTTCCCGTTGTCAAATCGTTTCGTTTGATCGTATGCCCATCGAAGGCATCGAACGACAGTTAATGAGAACTGGTGTGTCGCAGGAAGTAGCGCGTATGTTGGCAAAGATCACGGGGAGTGTTGGCACATCTGCGGAATGGGCAGGTTCCGAACGGTTTGCAGAAGTGCTCTCTCTAGTGATACAATTAAGCGAAGAACTAGCTTTTCAACAAGGGAACCCGTTACTAACCATCCAGGAGAAGATTGTGAAACCGGGATGGACGCAGCAAGAGATCGATGTATTTCTTACGTGTCTAGCTTGGTGGTTCCGTGACGTCATGTTTGTAAAGCTAGGACTTTCAGATGTACTCGCTTTTGCGACTCAGCTTGAACGTCTACAGTCCCAGGCAGCGCATTTTCAATCTGAAGCGATCATTCATCTGATCGATACAGTTTTAATGACCAAAAAACGATTGCAGGGCCACGTAAATCAGCAGTTGGCGCTGGAAAACATGGTCTTGCGGCTGCAGGGGGTACGATAA